The Candidatus Rokuibacteriota bacterium genomic interval CCGCTCCCTGCCCCCGCCCCGCCGCCCCGGCGGATCCCGCGGGCCGCACGCCATCGCTCGGGCCCCCCTCCCCGTCGCGCTCAGCGCGCTGCCCCTCGCGCTGCCCACAGCCCGCTCACCCGAGGGTTGACCGGGGAGACCAGATCCTGCTTTCTATTTCCTGTGCGCGCCGCAACAGCGGGCGCGACGTCCTCCGCGCGCTCGTGGGCGAAGTTGTCGCCACAGATGATGGTGGCCTCGACGCGCGCGCCGTCCCCCAGCGCCGTCTCGAGGACGCGGCCCGGGCCCACCGCGCCGGCCCTCACCGTCACGCCGACGTGCGCCTGGTCCTCGCCGCCGATGCCACCGAAGAACTGGTTCACGTAGTGCACGACGCGAAGCGGACCGCTCATGGCGTTCCTCCTGCGGATCTCCGGCTCCTTACGAGACTCTCGCCATTCTACGGGATCAGTCTGTCCGGACACGCGCCTCCAGCCGCTGCTCCTCAGGGTGTTCTCCGCATCGGCGACCGTGATCATCAGCGCCATCGGATCGATCGGGGACGCGACAAAGCCGTGGCGCTCATAGAAGCGCTCCGCCTCCTCGGAGATCGCGTGCACGAGGATCGCGCGGATTCCGCCGAGCTGGGCCGCTTGCAGAGTCCGGAGAACCGCGTCGCGCAGTAGGCCCTCGCCCAGGCCACGGCCCTGATACGCCCGGTCCACCGCCGGGCGGCCTGACACCATCACGGGCACGGGGTCCGGCATGTTCCGCCGCACTCGACCGGTCACGCCTGCCTGCGCGACACCGCCAGTCGCAAGTGCGTAGTAATCAACAACTCGACCACCCGCGGTCACCACATAGGCGCGGGACCCGCCCAGCTCTTCGTTGACGAGAGCGCGTCGCTACAGCCAATCGTCGAGGACGGGAACGCCTGAATCGAAGGCCGCCAGCTCATGATCCGGTCTGAGGTGTTCCGGGGCGCTCGTCCTCTCCGCGCCGGGGGTCATCGCTTCCAGGGCGCTTTGGATCTCAGCAAACGGAGCAGCTTGGGACTCTCCGCGGGAGGTTTGTCGAGCGCCGCGGTAAAGCTCCGGTACGCCTTCTCATCCACAACGAAGAAGCGCCGATCGAGGAGCACCGCGTCCGCTTCGCGGCACACGGCTTCGAGCGTGAAATCCGAGCGATTCTTGCCGAGTGTCTCCGCCGCGCGGTCGATCAGCGCGCGTTGCCTTTGATTGGCGCGCAGGTTGATCGTCACGTCGCGGGGCTGACGTTCTTTCATCCTTGTGCCAGGCATGGCTCCTCCTCCTGTATCTACAATCCGGATACACCAGCGTGTAGACATTGGCAATACACGACACCCTCTTGCCCTTCGCCTTCCTCGCTCGCTCGGTGACCATGGCCTTTCGCTAGAATCACCCGCGGAAGGCTTAGACGATTCTGCCGAGGTAACCATGCCGCCATCCGAGGAGTCGATTCGCGACGCGATCGCGCGCGAGGAAGCGAAAATCGGCCGCCTGGGGGGAGAGCTCGAGGACGCCCGTGCCGGGCACCTCCGCGGAGAAGGTCGCCCGCTTCCGCGGCCGCGACGACATCTACCCCCGACTCTGGACCAACGCCAGGACGGGACGCTACGGCTATGCGCCCGCCTGTGCGAACGAGTGGGTCCGCGGCATCCGCGAGAAGCCCCGGGTGAAGTGCGGCGAGTGTCCACATCAGGCATTCCTGCCCGTCGAGAACCAGGTGATCCTCGATCACCTCCAGGGCCGTCACATCGTTGGCGTCTACCCTCTGCTGACCGACGAGACTTGTTGGTTCTTGGCGGCGGACTTCGACAAGACGTCCTGGGCAGAAGACGTGGCAGCTTTCGTGGAAACCTGTCGCCGCGCTGATCTCCCGGCTGGAAGGCTCTTCCGCACGGTCATCGCGCGCCCTCGCGGCTCACCGGCAAGCTGAACTGGAACGTGGCCCCGGCGGTCCCGTTGTTCGCAGCGCTCAGCCGGCCCCCGTGCGCGGCGACGATGGTGCGCGCGATGGCCAGGCCCATGCCAAGCCCCTCGGTCTTGGTCGTGAAGAGCGCGTGGAACAGCTGGTCCACGTTCTTCTCGTCGATCCCGATCCCCGCGTCCTGCACCGAGACCGCGACGGCGTCCGCGCCGTCCCTGGCCGTCCGAATGACGAGGGTCCGTTCACCCGCGCCGGGCTCGTGCATGGCGTCCAGGCCGTTGAGCACCAGGTTCAGCACCACCTGCTGCAGCTGGACCCGGTCGCCTCGCACGGTCGGCAAATCGGCGGCGAGCTCGAGGCTCAGCGACATGCCACGCCTGATCGCGTCGCTCCGCATCAGCCTCGCCACTTCTCTGATGAGCTCGTTGAGGTCGAGGGGTACGAATTCGGGGTCGCCCTTCTTGACCAGGGCACGCAGCCGGCCGATCACCTCGGTGGCCCGCCTGTCGTCCGTCACGATGTCGTGCAGGATCTCGCGCACCTCTTCGAGATTCGGGGCGGCGGCGGCGGCGAGCAGGCGTTGGGCCGTCTGCGCGTTGTTGAGGATCGCGGTCAGCGGCTGGTTCAGCTCGTGGGCCAGCGACGCGGTGAGCTCGCCGAGGGCCGACACCCGGCCGATGTGCGTCAGGTCCTGGCGGAGCCGCTGCGCCTCGAGCTCCCCCTGCTTACGTGACAATGCGTTGGCAAAGACTTCTCCGAGGAGGTGCAGCTGCTCGATCAGCTCGTCCGACCTCGCGCGCTCGGCGCCGACGGTGCCGAACACGAGCCCTCCCACGACGATGCCGCCCACCAGCAGAGGCACCGCGACCTGGGGCTTGACGCGGTTGCTGAGGTAGCTCCGCCGGTCCACGGCCGCCTCGTCCGGAAGCTCTTCGAGCTGCGCAAAGCGGACGACGTCGCCCCTTCGCAGTCGGGCCGTCATCCACGGGAACTCGCCCACGTCCATCCATTCCTCGATCGCCCACGAACGCGCAGTGATGCCGTCCCGGGAGAACTCGATCAAGCTGCCGCGATCGACGCCCAGGAAGTCGACGACCTGGCGAAGCCCGCGCTGGACCTCCCGATCGAAATCGGCAGCCGACAGGTGGCTGAACGCCGCGGACAGGGAGGACAGCAGCCTCTCGAAGCGCAGGCGCTCCGCGAGCGAGAGTTCCATCCGCTTCCGCTCCAGCGCGTTGGAGAAGGCCTCGCTCAGGAGGCGGAGCCGCTCCACCAGATCATCCGGCCAGGCGCGTTCGGCACGAATGGCGCCGAAGGAGAGTACGCCGAGCATGGGACCGCTGGAGCGCAGAGGGAGGCAGATCTTCGAGCGCGTGCCCGCGCGCTGAAGGTTGGCCCGATCGAGCGCCGCCGCCGCCGGAAGCTCGTCGATCCGGGAAAAACGGACGACCTGTCCGCGCCGCAGGGTCTCCGCCGTCCAGGGGAACTGGTCGTCGTCCATGAGGCGCGGCATGTCCTCGAGGCCCGGACGCGCCCAGACGATACGGACGACCGGCTCGCTTCCGACGTATTCGTCGAGTTGGCCTCGATCCACCCCCAGGAACGTGACGACCCGCTGAAGCCCGCGCTCGATCGCCGCGTCGACGTCGGCGGCCGCGAGGTGGATCAACCCTGCCGAGAGCTCTGAAAGGAGCGTCTCGAACTGCAAGCGCTCCTCCGGCACGACCTTCGCCCGTCGGCTCATCATGCCGATACTGTATGTGTACGAGACCCCGAATGTCTGTCGGATACCCGACATAGGATGGTCAGCGGGACTGGGCGGAGAGAAGGGAGCTACCTGCGGGACACGGGAGGCGGGGTAAGACGGGTGCTAGGCGCGAAAGGGGCGATCGAACTCGCCTTTAACAATGCGGTAGCACTCACAGGCTGCCGCTGCCAAACCCGCGCGATCGAGGATGGTGATCCGGCCACGCCGGTAGCTGATCAGCCCTGCCCTTTGCAAGGCGCTGGCCGCTTGACTGGCGCTGCCGCGATTTACTCCCAGCATCTGCGACAGGAATTCCTGAGTGGACTGGATCTCGCTGGATCGCGCGCGATCCTGGGACGTCAGCACCCAGCGACAGAAGCGTTGCCGTATGGTGTGAAACCGGTTGCAGGCGCCCGACTGCGACAAACCCACTATCAAGGTATGCAGGTAGTGCAACACTAACTTATTAAGGGGCCCGCATCGATCAAACTCTTTTCGCAGCACATCGGCCTTCATCCTCCAGGCCATACCGGGCGCCTGGACGATGATTTTGTAAGGGAGCCCGTGAGACCGTAAACTGGAACCTTGGGGGTGCACCCGCCCATCGCCGCCATGGCGGCTAGAATCACGCCGAGGACGAGCGGGCGATCCAAAGCGAGCGACCCGCGCAGAGCCATGCTCGGAAATCCCTCCGTGCTGGGGACGGTCGGGGGGGCAGTTGCTCGCTAGCAGCCGAACTCTAGAGTCGCGCCCGGTCCGGAGTCAAGTGGGGTTTGCCAGCTACGGGCCGGGCTACGTCGCGGGCGCGCTCCTGGTCTTCATCTGGACCTTTCCCGATTTCGCCACGCCGCTCATCCTGGGGGTCCAGGATCTCCTCGCGCCCCAGGCCTATCTCAACATCGTCCAGTTCGTGGACCGACGGATCTTCCGTATGGGCATCGTCATCTCCGCGCTGATGGTGTTCTTGGCCGTCGTGTTCCTGCCGTGCAGGATCCCCTCGCCGCCCAGGCCCTCCTCGCCCCCCTCGCCCGCGCCCTCGAGCCGCCAGGCCCCGCCCCCCACCCGCGCCCGCTGCCCGCACGTCACGGGCGGCGGCCCCTGCCGTTCCTCGCCGCGGCCCCGCCCCCTCGCCCGGCCCCGCTCCCGCCTTCGGCGCTGCCCCGCTGCACCCCTCTGCCCGCTCCCTGCCCCCGCCCCGCCGCCCCGGCGGATCCCGCGGGCCGCACGCCATCGCGCGGGCCCCCCTCCCCATCGCGCTCAGCGCGCTGCCCCTCGCGCTGCCCACAGCCGGCTCATCCTAGGGTTGGCCGGGGAGACCCGATCCTGCTTTCTATTTCCTGTGCGCTGCTTCGAGGGCAGCCACCTTGCCCAGGCGGCGCAGGTGCCGCTCGGCCTGGCTGAACTCGGCCGCGAGGAACGTCTGGACGAGGTCCCAGGCGACCTCCGGCCCCACGACCCGCCCACCCATGCAGAGGACGTTCATGTGATCGTCCTCGACGCCCTGGCGGGCCGAGAAGTGGTCCTGGATCAGCCCTGCGCGAACACCCGGAACCTTGTTGGCGCAGACGGCCGCGCCGACGCCGCTGCCGCAGATCGCCACGCCGCGCTCCACCGTCCCCGCCGCCACGGCCCGGGCGAGCGGGATGACGAAGTCGGGATAGTCGTCGCCGGAATTCAAGCCATGGGCGCCGAAATCGACGACCTCGTGCCCCGCCGCGCGGAGCCGGGCGACGATCTCCTCCTTCAGGCCGAATCCGCCGTGATCGGTGGCGATCCCCACTCGCATGTTCATGTCTTCCGGCTCAGTGAGCCCTGAACGCGAACAGGCTCACCAGCGCGCCGCACGGGACCAGAAACGCGGGTGCGGAGCAGCACCACGAAGACGGCGACGGCGACGGCGACGGCGAGCCACTCGGGCAGCGCATCGTCCTTGGGCATCGCCGTTCCTCCGATCTTTCAGGGCCCTGCCGCCGCGCGGTCGGCGAGCACCAGGGCCTGGTCCCGGCGCACCCGGCCGGCCGGAATCGACCGGTCGCCGACGCGCAGGCGCGCAAGCATACCAACCTTCTCGCTCCCGGTCACCACCCACAGGATGCGGCGGGACCGGTTCAGCATGGGATACGTCAGCGTCATCCGGCGCCGCCCCTGATACACCTCGGTCAGCGCGACGTCTTCCCCGGCGACCATGAGAACCGGGTCTCCGGGGACCAGGGAGGCGGTGTGGCCGTCGGGCCCCAGTCCCAGATGCGCGAGGTCGAGCACCGGCGGCGAGCCCGCGATCTCCTGGAGGGTCCGAGCGTACTGCGCGGCCGCGGCCTCGAGGTCGGACGATTCCACCGGCATGGCATGGATGTGCTCTGCAGGCAGCGGGGCACGCTCGAGCAGGCTCCCGCGCAGGTGAGTGAGGTTGCGGTCAGGGTCTCCGGCGGGGGCCACGCGCTCGTCCACCTGCACCACATGCACGCCCTTCCACGGCAGGTCTTCGCCGGCCAGGGCGCGCAGCATCCGCCACGGGGTGTGGCCGCCGCTGACGGCCACGATGAATCGGCCGCGCGCGGCGACGGCGGCCCGAGCGTCCGCGGCGATGATCGAGGCGGCCTCCCGCGCGACCGCATCCGCGTCCGCGAGCACCTTCATCTCCATCTCAGATGCCGGCCGGCTTCTCGATGTGTCCGCCGAACTCGTAGCGCATGGCCGAGAGCAGCCTGTCGGCGAAGTCCGCCTCGCCGCGCGAGCTGAAGCGCTCGTACAGCGCCGCCGTCAGGACGTGGGCCGGCACGGCTTCGTCGATGGCGGCCTTGATCGTCCACCGTCCCTCACCCGAGTCCGACACCCGTCCGGCAAAGTTCGCCAAGGTTGGGTCCTTGATCAGGGCGCTCGCCGTCAGATCCAGCAGCCACGAGGCGATCACGCTGCCGCGCCGCCACACCTCAGTGATCTCGGGCAGGTTGAGGTCGTACTGGTAGTGATCGGGGTCACGCAGTGGCGTCGTCTCCGCGTCGGCCGCATGGGCCTGCTTGCCGACGTTGGCGGCGCGCAGGACACCCAGGCCCTCGGCGTAGGCGGCCATGATCCCGTACTCGATCCCGTTGTGCACCATCTTGACGAAGTGGCCGGCGCCGTTCGGCCCGCAGTGGAGATACCCTTGCTCGGCCGTGCCGCCGGTCTTCTCACG includes:
- a CDS encoding ATP-binding protein, with product MSRRAKVVPEERLQFETLLSELSAGLIHLAAADVDAAIERGLQRVVTFLGVDRGQLDEYVGSEPVVRIVWARPGLEDMPRLMDDDQFPWTAETLRRGQVVRFSRIDELPAAAALDRANLQRAGTRSKICLPLRSSGPMLGVLSFGAIRAERAWPDDLVERLRLLSEAFSNALERKRMELSLAERLRFERLLSSLSAAFSHLSAADFDREVQRGLRQVVDFLGVDRGSLIEFSRDGITARSWAIEEWMDVGEFPWMTARLRRGDVVRFAQLEELPDEAAVDRRSYLSNRVKPQVAVPLLVGGIVVGGLVFGTVGAERARSDELIEQLHLLGEVFANALSRKQGELEAQRLRQDLTHIGRVSALGELTASLAHELNQPLTAILNNAQTAQRLLAAAAAPNLEEVREILHDIVTDDRRATEVIGRLRALVKKGDPEFVPLDLNELIREVARLMRSDAIRRGMSLSLELAADLPTVRGDRVQLQQVVLNLVLNGLDAMHEPGAGERTLVIRTARDGADAVAVSVQDAGIGIDEKNVDQLFHALFTTKTEGLGMGLAIARTIVAAHGGRLSAANNGTAGATFQFSLPVSREGAR
- a CDS encoding DUF1778 domain-containing protein, producing MPGTRMKERQPRDVTINLRANQRQRALIDRAAETLGKNRSDFTLEAVCREADAVLLDRRFFVVDEKAYRSFTAALDKPPAESPKLLRLLRSKAPWKR
- the pgl gene encoding 6-phosphogluconolactonase, which gives rise to MKVLADADAVAREAASIIAADARAAVAARGRFIVAVSGGHTPWRMLRALAGEDLPWKGVHVVQVDERVAPAGDPDRNLTHLRGSLLERAPLPAEHIHAMPVESSDLEAAAAQYARTLQEIAGSPPVLDLAHLGLGPDGHTASLVPGDPVLMVAGEDVALTEVYQGRRRMTLTYPMLNRSRRILWVVTGSEKVGMLARLRVGDRSIPAGRVRRDQALVLADRAAAGP
- a CDS encoding RpiB/LacA/LacB family sugar-phosphate isomerase, giving the protein MRVGIATDHGGFGLKEEIVARLRAAGHEVVDFGAHGLNSGDDYPDFVIPLARAVAAGTVERGVAICGSGVGAAVCANKVPGVRAGLIQDHFSARQGVEDDHMNVLCMGGRVVGPEVAWDLVQTFLAAEFSQAERHLRRLGKVAALEAAHRK
- a CDS encoding glycine/sarcosine/betaine reductase selenoprotein B family protein; this translates as MSGPLRVVHYVNQFFGGIGGEDQAHVGVTVRAGAVGPGRVLETALGDGARVEATIICGDNFAHERAEDVAPAVAARTGNRKQDLVSPVNPRVSGLWAARGAAR
- a CDS encoding helix-turn-helix domain-containing protein, translating into MKADVLRKEFDRCGPLNKLVLHYLHTLIVGLSQSGACNRFHTIRQRFCRWVLTSQDRARSSEIQSTQEFLSQMLGVNRGSASQAASALQRAGLISYRRGRITILDRAGLAAAACECYRIVKGEFDRPFRA
- the gnd gene encoding decarboxylating 6-phosphogluconate dehydrogenase, with product MQLGMIGLGRMGANMVRRLIKGGHQCVVFDLSPKAVEELVKEKAVGASSFAEFVKNLQKPRAVWLMVPAAVVDKTIAELLPSLERGDILIDGGNSYYIDDIRRGKELGPRGIHYVDVGTSGGVWGLERGYCMMIGGEAEVVKRLDPIFARLAPGAGDIARTPGREKTGGTAEQGYLHCGPNGAGHFVKMVHNGIEYGIMAAYAEGLGVLRAANVGKQAHAADAETTPLRDPDHYQYDLNLPEITEVWRRGSVIASWLLDLTASALIKDPTLANFAGRVSDSGEGRWTIKAAIDEAVPAHVLTAALYERFSSRGEADFADRLLSAMRYEFGGHIEKPAGI